One stretch of Glycine soja cultivar W05 chromosome 7, ASM419377v2, whole genome shotgun sequence DNA includes these proteins:
- the LOC114419184 gene encoding uncharacterized protein LOC114419184 — protein sequence MYTSFKPNSHNHKYQKDHNVTTTTTTNTKYSEISHFSHKQHKLAFDYSESPFKCDGCKELGIGSRYKCSICDFDLHTHCSIPSPSLFHPFYPKCSFHFLSQPPGDTSRYCNACEKPVKGFLYHCFSCGFDLHPCCAKLPTVLGSDEHGVRLFLYRKVSSACHRCGRKGSGWSYRSSCKRYNLHVACVREMVVESWHEGGGLMNVVESGCHKGRGKGSGGSRVRRCCEVAGMAVQVAVSAVLGDPTVLIAGIMGSLMSRA from the coding sequence ATGTATACTTCATTCAAGCCCAATTCTCACAATCACAAATACCAGAAAGACCACAATGTAACAACAACCACAACAACCAACACCAAATACAGCGAGATATCACACTTCAGCCACAAACAACACAAGCTAGCGTTTGACTACTCTGAATCCCCCTTCAAATGTGACGGGTGCAAGGAACTAGGCATAGGGTCACGCTACAAGTGCTCCATCTGTGACTTTGATCTTCACACACACTGTTCCATTCCTTCTCCTTCTTTGTTCCACcctttctaccccaaatgctcCTTCCACTTCCTCTCCCAGCCCCCCGGCGACACTTCGCGCTACTGCAACGCGTGCGAGAAGCCGGTGAAGGGGTTCCTCTACCACTGCTTCTCGTGCGGCTTCGACCTCCACCCGTGCTGCGCGAAGCTTCCGACAGTGCTCGGAAGCGACGAGCACGGCGTGAGGTTGTTTTTGTACAGGAAGGTGAGCTCGGCGTGCCATAGGTGCGGGCGGAAGGGGAGTGGGTGGAGCTATAGGTCATCGTGCAAGAGGTACAATTTGCATGTGGCCTGTGTGAGGGAGATGGTGGTGGAGAGTTGGCATGAAGGGGGTGGGTTGATGAATGTTGTGGAGAGTGGTTGTCATAAGGGGAGGGGCAAAGGAAGTGGCGGTAGTAGGGTGAGGAGGTGTTGTGAGGTGGCCGGAATGGCGGTGCAGGTGGCTGTGTCCGCGGTGCTGGGCGATCCGACCGTTCTTATTGCCGGAATCATGGGGTCCTTGATGTCAAGGGCTTAA
- the LOC114419185 gene encoding long chain acyl-CoA synthetase 2-like has protein sequence MPEVYTVKVEEGRPATDAKPSAGPVYRSIYAKDGLLEVPSDFESPWDFFRDSVKRNPNNKMLGRRQKTESKVGSYTWLTYQDVYDAALKMGSAMRSRGVNPGDRCGIYGSNCPEWIIVMEACNSCAASYVPLYDTLGPNAVEFIINHAEVSIAFVQEKKIPSILSCLAQCSSNLKTIVSFGSVSTTQKKEAEEHGASCFSWGEFLQLGCLDWDLPSKKKNDICTIMYTSGTTGDPKGVVIKNEAFMAEVLSVDHIIMLTDRVVGEDDVYFSFLPLAHVYDQIMETYCIYKGSSIGFWQGDVRFLLEDVQALKPTIFCGVPRVFDRIYAGIKSKVSSAGGLQSTLFQCAYNYKLKSLEKGLPQHKAAPLFDRLVFDKTKLALGGRVRILLSGAAPLPRHVEEFMRVTSGSTLSQGYGLTESCAGCFTAIGDVYSMTGTVGVPMTTIEARLESVPEMGYDALSNVPRGEICLRGNTLFSGYHKREDLTKEVMVDGWFHTGDIGEWQSNGAMKIIDRKKNIFKLSQGEYIAVENIENKYLQCPLIASIWVYGNSFESFLVAVVIPERTVIEDWAKEHNVTDDFKSLCDNLKARKYILDELNSTGQKHQLRGFELLKAIHLEPIPFDMERDLITPTFKLKRPQLLKYYKDRIDQLYKEAKGAMA, from the exons ATGCCAGAGGTTTACACTGTGAAGGTTGAAGAGGGAAGGCCTGCAACTGATGCAAAGCCATCAGCAGGTCCTGTCTATAGGAGCATTTATGCTAAAGATGGTCTCTTGGAGGTTCCTTCTGATTTTGAGTCCCCTTGGGATTTCTTCAg GGACTCTGTTAAGAGGAACCCCAACAACAAAATGCTTGGTAGGCGTCAAAAAACCGAATCTAAG GTGGGTTCTTATACATGGCTCACGTATCAAGATGTTTATGATGCTGCCCTGAAAATGGGTTCTGCCATGAGGAGCCGTGGTGTCAATCCT GGAGATCGTTGTGGCATTTATGGGTCCAACTGTCCTGAATGGATCATTGTAATGGAG GCTTGCAATAGCTGTGCAGCGTCATATGTTCCATTATATGACACCCTTG GTCCTAATGCAGTGGAGTTTATCATAAATCATGCTGAAGTTTCAATTGCATTTGTACAGGAGAAAAAGATTCCATCA ATTCTGTCATGTCTTGCACAGTGTTCTTCAAATCTTAAAA CTATTGTGAGCTTTGGAAGTGTTTCAACCACACAAAAGAAGGAAGCTGAGGAGCATGGTGCGTCCTGCTTCTCATGGGGAGAGTTTCTCCAGCTG GGATGCCTGGATTGGGATCTACCATCAAAAAAGAAGAATGACATTTGCACAATAATGTACACAAGTGGAACAACTGGAGATCCCAAAGGTGTTGTTATTAAGAATGAGGCTTTCATGGCTGAAGTGTTGTCTGTTGACCACATAATTATGTTAACCGATAGAGTG gTAGGAGAAGACGATGTGTACTTTTCCTTTCTTCCTCTTGCTCATGTATATGACCAAATAATGGAGACCTATTGCATCTACAAGGGATCATCAATAGGATTTTGGCAAGGC GATGTCAGGTTCTTGCTGGAAGATGTTCAGGCACTGAAACCAACTATATTTTGTGGAGTTCCTAGAGTTTTTGACCGTATTTATGCTG GTATCAAAAGCAAAGTATCTTCTGCAGGAGGACTGCAGAGTACATTGTTTCAGTGTGCTTACAACTA CAAGTTAAAATCTCTGGAGAAGGGTCTTCCACAACACAAAGCAGCACCTCTGTTTGATAGGCTTGTGTTTGATAAG ACAAAACTAGCACTAGGTGGACGAGTTCGCATCCTGTTATCAGGAGCTGCTCCTTTGCCTAGGCACGTTGAAGAGTTCATGAGAGTCACGAGTGGATCTACATTATCACAAGGATATG GTCTTACTGAAAGTTGTGCCGGGTGTTTCACGGCGATTGGTGATGTGTATTCTATGACAGGAACAGTTGGAGTCCCCATGACAACCATTGAAGCCAGGCTTGAATCTGTGCCAGAGATGGGATATGATGCCCTCTCCAATGTACCCCGTGGAGAAATTTGTCTGAGAGGAAATACCTTGTTCTCCGGTTATCACAAGCGTGAAGATCTTACCAAAGAAGTTATGGTTGATGGCTGGTTTCATACAG GTGATATTGGAGAATGGCAATCAAATGGAGCCATGAAAATTATTGATAGGAAGAAGAATATCTTTAAATTGTCCCAAGGAGAATATATTGCTGTGGAGAATATTGAAAACAAGTATTTGCAATGCCCACTTATAGCATCG ATATGGGTGTATGGAAACAGCTTTGAGTCATTCTTGGTAGCTGTTGTGATCCCTGAAAGAACGGTCATTGAGGATTGGGCAAAAGAGCACAATGTGACAGATGATTTTAAATCTTTATGTGATAATCTTAAAGCAAGAAAGTACATTTTGGATGAGCTCAACAGCACTGGTCAGAAACACCAA CTTAGAGGATTTGAGCTGCTAAAAGCCATTCATCTGGAACCAATTCCCTTTGACATGGAGAGAGATTTAATAACTCCTACATTCAAATTGAAGAGACCACAATTGCTCAAGTACTACAAG GATCGTATTGATCAACTATACAAGGAAGCAAAGGGAGCAATGGCGTAA